The following are encoded together in the Desulfococcus multivorans genome:
- a CDS encoding ATP-binding cassette domain-containing protein, with protein sequence MTAIKLLKKSPASARIGMIIILLNLLAMILAPVIAPYPETAVVGDVWVTSSAENLLGTDQLGRDMLTRLAYGARNTITIALLITLISFTVGAACGFMAATLKGWTDQVISRIVDIIMAFPTLIFALMVLSVMGTAIPVLVVVIAILDSTRVYRLARAVAMDIEVMEFIEVARLRGEKLWWIMRREILPNAMPPLIAEFGLRFCFVFLFISALSFLGLGIQPPDGRLGEHGSRERGRHHLRHPHAPLSGGGHRRFDHRRQPGGRLVPAPEQPAQKPLKKTGRPAMDRRHRPQDSGDAPMPHLLDIKNLVIEARTGEQWRPVIKGIDMVLDRGEVLGLIGESGAGKSTLGLAAMAYTRTGCRIRSGSVVFDGMDLIALSKREQRKLRGVRIAYVAQSAAAAFNPAHQLIHQFAELPVQHGIMSYPEAEKKAVDLYRRLHLPDPERIGYRYPHQVSGGQLQRAMVAMAMAGDPDIIIFDEPTTALDVTTQIEVLAAIKEVIQAQQTAAIYITHDLAVVAQLADRIMVLRNGDLVEEGEARELLENPRQEYTRDLIAIRSLREDKDVRTRKTDNILEIEGVSAAYRPGVPVIRDIDLSIAPKKTVAVVGESGSGKSTLARVVTGLLPPYEGRIRFDGQALPPDFRNRDLEVLRRMQMVYQMPDVALNPRQKIRRIIGRPLEFYFGTTGQAREERILALLEMVELPARYISRYPSELSGGEKQRICIARALAANPDLIICDEVTSALDPLVAEGVLALLQDLQNELGVSYLFITHDLTTVKAIADEIVVMLKGRIVEQGSKREILKPPHHEYTELLLSSVPEMDPDWLDNLLEERETEEA encoded by the coding sequence ATGACCGCAATCAAACTGCTGAAAAAATCCCCCGCCAGCGCCCGCATCGGGATGATCATCATCCTCCTCAACCTCCTGGCCATGATCCTGGCGCCCGTCATCGCCCCCTATCCGGAAACCGCGGTGGTCGGAGACGTCTGGGTGACGTCGAGCGCCGAAAACCTGCTGGGAACCGATCAGCTGGGCAGGGACATGCTGACGCGCCTCGCCTACGGCGCCCGCAACACCATCACCATCGCCCTGCTCATCACCCTCATCTCCTTCACCGTCGGGGCCGCCTGCGGGTTCATGGCCGCAACCCTCAAGGGGTGGACGGACCAGGTGATCAGCCGCATCGTCGACATCATCATGGCCTTCCCCACGCTGATTTTCGCCCTCATGGTCCTTTCGGTCATGGGAACCGCCATCCCCGTCCTCGTCGTCGTCATCGCCATCCTCGATTCCACCCGCGTCTACCGCCTGGCCCGGGCCGTCGCCATGGACATCGAGGTGATGGAGTTCATCGAGGTCGCCCGGCTCCGGGGAGAGAAGCTCTGGTGGATCATGCGCCGGGAGATCCTCCCCAACGCCATGCCGCCGCTCATCGCCGAGTTCGGCCTCCGCTTCTGCTTCGTGTTCCTGTTCATCAGCGCCCTCAGCTTCCTGGGACTGGGCATTCAGCCCCCCGACGGCCGACTGGGGGAGCATGGTTCGCGAGAACGCGGGCGCCATCACCTTCGGCATCCTCACGCCCCTCTATCCGGCGGCGGCCATCGCCGTTTTGACCATCGGCGTCAACCTGGTGGTCGACTGGTTCCTGCACCAGAGCAGCCGGCTCAGAAACCATTAAAGAAAACAGGGCGGCCCGCCATGGATCGGCGGCACCGCCCTCAAGATTCAGGAGACGCACCCATGCCCCATCTTTTGGACATTAAAAATCTTGTCATCGAAGCGAGAACAGGCGAACAGTGGCGGCCGGTCATCAAGGGCATCGACATGGTCCTCGATCGGGGCGAAGTCCTGGGCCTTATCGGAGAGTCCGGCGCCGGAAAATCGACCCTCGGCCTGGCGGCCATGGCCTACACCCGCACCGGCTGCCGAATCCGCTCGGGATCCGTCGTCTTCGACGGCATGGACCTGATTGCCCTCTCCAAACGTGAACAGCGAAAGCTGCGCGGGGTCAGGATCGCCTACGTGGCCCAGAGCGCCGCCGCCGCCTTCAACCCGGCCCACCAGCTGATCCACCAGTTCGCCGAGCTGCCGGTGCAGCACGGCATCATGTCCTACCCCGAGGCGGAAAAAAAGGCCGTCGACCTCTACCGCAGGCTCCACCTGCCCGACCCCGAACGGATCGGGTACCGCTACCCCCACCAGGTATCGGGCGGGCAGCTGCAGCGGGCCATGGTGGCCATGGCCATGGCCGGAGATCCGGATATCATCATCTTCGACGAACCGACCACCGCCCTGGACGTGACCACCCAGATCGAGGTTCTGGCGGCCATCAAGGAGGTGATCCAGGCCCAGCAGACCGCCGCCATCTACATCACCCACGATCTGGCCGTCGTGGCCCAGCTGGCCGACCGCATCATGGTGCTCCGAAACGGCGACCTGGTGGAGGAGGGCGAAGCCAGGGAACTTCTGGAAAATCCCCGGCAAGAATACACGCGGGATCTGATCGCCATCCGCTCCCTCCGCGAGGACAAGGATGTCCGGACGCGAAAGACGGACAACATCCTGGAGATCGAAGGCGTCTCGGCGGCCTACCGCCCGGGCGTCCCGGTGATCCGGGACATCGACCTCTCCATTGCGCCGAAGAAGACCGTGGCCGTCGTGGGGGAGTCGGGCAGCGGCAAGAGCACCCTCGCCCGGGTCGTCACCGGCCTGCTGCCGCCCTATGAAGGCCGGATCCGCTTCGACGGGCAGGCGCTGCCGCCGGACTTCAGGAACAGGGACCTGGAGGTGCTCCGCCGCATGCAGATGGTCTACCAGATGCCCGACGTGGCCCTCAATCCCCGCCAGAAGATCCGGCGGATCATCGGCCGGCCCCTGGAATTCTATTTCGGCACCACCGGGCAGGCCCGGGAGGAGCGCATCCTGGCGTTGCTGGAGATGGTCGAGCTCCCGGCCAGGTACATCTCCCGGTACCCGTCCGAGCTCTCGGGCGGCGAGAAGCAGCGGATCTGCATCGCCCGCGCCTTGGCGGCCAATCCGGACCTCATCATCTGCGACGAGGTCACCTCTGCCCTCGACCCGCTGGTGGCCGAGGGGGTCCTGGCCCTGCTGCAGGATCTCCAGAACGAACTGGGCGTTTCCTACCTGTTCATCACCCACGACCTGACCACGGTCAAAGCCATCGCCGACGAGATCGTGGTGATGCTCAAAGGGCGCATCGTGGAGCAGGGAAGCAAGCGGGAAATCCTCAAGCCGCCCCACCACGAATACACTGAACTGCTCCTCTCCTCGGTGCCGGAGATGGACCCGGACTGGCTCGACAATCTGCTCGAGGAACGCGAAACGGAAGAAGCGTAG
- a CDS encoding helix-turn-helix domain-containing protein: MRDDSDFAPLTPTWFPPWFDETFSREVYSPRELPGILELSKSAVYRALKTGDLDAFRVGKRWAVPKPAIREWLLDAYTLNN; this comes from the coding sequence ATGAGAGACGACAGTGATTTCGCTCCCCTGACCCCGACATGGTTCCCCCCGTGGTTTGACGAAACCTTTTCGCGGGAGGTCTATTCCCCCCGGGAGCTGCCGGGCATCCTGGAGCTGAGCAAGAGCGCGGTCTACAGGGCACTCAAGACCGGCGATCTCGACGCGTTCCGGGTCGGCAAGCGATGGGCCGTCCCCAAGCCGGCGATCCGGGAGTGGCTTCTGGACGCGTACACCCTCAACAATTGA
- a CDS encoding excisionase family DNA-binding protein, which produces MRLHIPTEFEKWFDRKFCKDIYSPKEIFETLELGKDHVYRSISYGKLDAIKLGGRLLIPRPAIREWLLAEYPRDGGRVE; this is translated from the coding sequence ATGCGACTGCACATACCGACAGAATTCGAGAAATGGTTCGATCGGAAATTTTGTAAGGACATCTATTCGCCAAAGGAGATCTTCGAAACCCTGGAACTGGGCAAGGACCACGTTTATCGATCCATCTCCTATGGCAAACTCGATGCCATCAAGCTCGGGGGCCGCCTGCTGATCCCCAGGCCGGCAATCCGGGAATGGCTGTTGGCGGAGTATCCGCGGGATGGGGGAAGGGTTGAATGA
- a CDS encoding ORF6N domain-containing protein yields MSDMMKPESLQDRIIEIRGLQVLLDADVAEIYGVETKRVNEAVRNNPDKFPAGYVLQLTRQEWAALKSKFSTSKRGGKVKPPKAFPEKGLYMLATILKSPQAVRATLSIIETFSKLRELSRNIRTLAATDDKDRQKSLMQQSGELIAELLDDDLHTTDTETSIELNFAVLKFKHTVKRKKES; encoded by the coding sequence ATGAGCGACATGATGAAACCGGAGAGCCTGCAGGACCGCATCATCGAGATCCGGGGCCTGCAGGTGTTGCTGGATGCCGACGTCGCCGAGATCTACGGCGTCGAGACCAAACGCGTCAACGAGGCGGTCCGGAACAACCCCGACAAGTTTCCGGCCGGATACGTTCTGCAGCTGACCCGGCAGGAGTGGGCGGCATTGAAGTCGAAATTTTCGACTTCAAAAAGGGGCGGGAAGGTCAAGCCCCCCAAGGCGTTTCCTGAAAAGGGCCTCTACATGCTGGCCACCATCCTCAAGAGCCCCCAGGCGGTCCGGGCCACCCTCTCGATCATCGAGACCTTTTCCAAGCTCCGGGAACTCAGCCGCAACATCCGGACCCTCGCCGCCACCGACGACAAGGACCGGCAGAAGAGCCTGATGCAGCAGAGCGGCGAACTCATCGCCGAGCTCCTGGACGACGACCTCCACACCACCGACACCGAAACCTCCATCGAACTCAACTTCGCCGTCCTCAAGTTCAAGCACACGGTCAAGCGGAAAAAGGAATCGTAG
- a CDS encoding nucleotidyltransferase family protein has protein sequence MKQKEGYFDRKVLERNAMEPLKKARSKAPMSSKEDVLRYLKENKHFFQETFGVTRIGIFGSFAQDRQMDSSDIDMVVEFEKDKKNIHNFLRLKRFLEHQLERKVDLGFEHALKPAVREKIRGTILYG, from the coding sequence TTGAAACAGAAAGAAGGCTATTTTGATCGTAAAGTCCTCGAAAGAAACGCCATGGAACCTCTCAAAAAAGCCCGTTCAAAAGCCCCGATGTCATCAAAAGAAGACGTGCTGCGCTATTTGAAAGAGAACAAGCACTTTTTCCAGGAGACGTTCGGCGTCACCCGTATCGGAATTTTCGGAAGCTTCGCACAGGACCGGCAGATGGATTCAAGCGATATCGATATGGTCGTGGAATTTGAAAAGGACAAAAAAAACATCCACAATTTTCTTCGTCTGAAAAGGTTCCTGGAACACCAACTGGAACGAAAAGTAGACCTCGGATTCGAGCATGCCCTGAAACCGGCAGTAAGAGAAAAAATCAGGGGAACAATTCTTTATGGGTGA
- a CDS encoding nucleotidyltransferase family protein encodes MGAQLTGTDIIALLRAEKPYLNEKFGVVNIGLFGSFARESPNDDSDIDLMVELKEPRFDWLAGLQIYLENKFDRKIEIVRKGNSLNTRFTRRIEKDVIYA; translated from the coding sequence ATGGGCGCTCAACTGACGGGCACCGACATCATTGCCCTTTTAAGAGCGGAGAAGCCTTATTTGAACGAGAAATTCGGCGTGGTAAATATCGGCCTTTTTGGCTCATTTGCCAGGGAATCTCCCAACGATGACAGCGACATCGACTTGATGGTTGAACTGAAAGAACCGCGGTTCGACTGGCTTGCAGGCCTGCAGATCTACCTTGAAAACAAATTCGACCGGAAAATAGAGATCGTTCGGAAGGGAAACAGTCTGAACACTCGATTTACCAGGCGAATTGAAAAAGACGTGATTTATGCCTGA
- a CDS encoding MarR family EPS-associated transcriptional regulator: MNKAEQDIRMRILRILESADHEITQREMARRLGISLGKTNYCLAGLVEKGYIRIQRFKNSNNKAAYAYTLTPKGIRERIRLTVNFLGRKMREYELLKHEIAQLEKEVATLGVSNK, from the coding sequence ATGAACAAAGCTGAACAAGACATACGGATGCGGATCCTCAGGATCCTGGAATCCGCCGACCACGAGATCACCCAGCGGGAGATGGCCCGCCGCCTGGGCATCAGCCTGGGCAAGACCAACTACTGCCTCGCCGGCCTCGTGGAAAAAGGCTACATCCGCATCCAGCGCTTCAAGAACAGCAACAACAAGGCGGCTTACGCCTACACCCTCACCCCCAAGGGGATCCGGGAGCGCATCCGCCTCACGGTCAACTTCCTGGGCCGGAAGATGCGGGAATACGAGCTCCTGAAACACGAGATCGCCCAACTCGAAAAAGAAGTGGCGACACTGGGCGTCTCAAACAAATAA
- a CDS encoding DUF262 domain-containing protein — MLEAEEGLEPDSGEVYPDAVVKISRDQYSAFEIKRMAEETRELVVAPPFQRGLVWKPEQKRELVESILMGIPIPVIYVFEDENGKKQLVDGRQRISTIIAFMNNEFSLANLKMLPAFNGKKFQDLEPIYRSKVERYQISVYVIEPPTPERVKYDIFDRVNRGGTRLNNQEMRNALYIGQATDLLEALSKSKRFKKATGNGIKPTRMRDRYVILRFLAFYLLKTRKLDFKYKSDIDDLLAETMKRINRMQKSEVDTLKNVFLTAMQRSHAVLGPDGFRFAPTNVNRRPVNMALFEVLTYFFAVTATEACDAEKLQAELDALKNSFDRSGYFSSKVDSRSSVDYRFGEVERLSGSLEC, encoded by the coding sequence ATGCTCGAAGCCGAAGAAGGCCTCGAACCGGATTCCGGGGAAGTCTATCCTGATGCGGTGGTCAAAATCAGTCGCGATCAATACAGCGCCTTTGAAATCAAGCGGATGGCCGAGGAGACCAGGGAGCTTGTCGTCGCCCCGCCGTTCCAGAGAGGTTTGGTCTGGAAACCGGAGCAGAAACGCGAGCTGGTCGAAAGCATCCTGATGGGGATTCCCATACCCGTGATCTATGTGTTTGAAGACGAAAACGGCAAAAAGCAGTTGGTCGACGGGCGTCAACGGATCAGCACCATCATCGCTTTCATGAACAACGAGTTCAGTCTGGCCAATCTCAAGATGCTGCCGGCATTCAACGGCAAAAAATTCCAGGACCTGGAGCCGATTTACAGAAGCAAGGTCGAACGTTACCAGATTTCGGTGTATGTTATCGAACCCCCCACACCCGAAAGGGTCAAATACGATATCTTCGACCGGGTAAACCGGGGTGGCACCCGACTCAACAACCAGGAAATGCGCAATGCGCTCTATATCGGCCAGGCCACCGACCTGTTGGAAGCGTTGAGCAAATCGAAGCGCTTCAAGAAGGCCACCGGAAACGGCATCAAGCCCACTCGCATGCGTGACCGCTACGTCATTTTACGCTTTCTTGCCTTCTATCTGCTGAAGACCCGTAAATTAGACTTCAAATACAAAAGTGATATCGACGACTTGCTCGCCGAAACCATGAAACGCATCAACAGGATGCAAAAAAGTGAAGTCGATACATTGAAAAATGTTTTTCTCACGGCCATGCAACGAAGTCATGCCGTCCTGGGTCCTGACGGCTTCCGGTTCGCGCCCACGAATGTCAACCGGCGGCCCGTCAATATGGCGCTGTTTGAAGTGCTCACCTATTTTTTCGCCGTAACGGCCACCGAAGCCTGCGACGCCGAAAAGCTCCAAGCCGAGCTTGACGCTCTGAAAAATTCCTTTGACCGAAGCGGTTATTTCAGCAGCAAGGTGGACAGCCGCAGTTCGGTAGATTATCGCTTCGGCGAAGTCGAACGGCTTTCCGGGAGCCTTGAATGCTGA
- a CDS encoding AAA family ATPase — translation MLTRISITGYKCLDRCEPALAPLTLLVGPNASGKSTVLQAMLLSFSAFKQQRQPYLKEVVKPYAQFEEVYCRYSNAKEIRIDIDADAGRCTFILNRSEAKKTRTPKMVLPAYEESLFYLSAGRSGPEEISELNQEMRIGQHGQYAVGFLEQRKDKPVHADLIRPEAHANTLKAQLAWWLSYIIGVETEARTEKITAASVKTTFHTEGIESISPFNTGAGNSFLLKLLVMCLTAQPGDLLLIENPEIHLHPGAQSRLGGLFAYIASRGVQILAETHCEHLINRIRYETYKKQISPADVIIHYKPGVRDPFETLFINERGHFCDNDRKEKPFPTGFFDSTLAELLEIS, via the coding sequence ATGCTGACGCGTATCAGTATCACCGGCTACAAATGTCTGGATCGATGCGAGCCGGCCCTGGCGCCCCTGACGCTGCTGGTCGGTCCCAATGCCTCGGGCAAATCGACGGTGCTCCAGGCCATGCTCCTTTCCTTTTCAGCCTTCAAGCAACAGCGTCAACCCTACCTCAAAGAGGTGGTAAAACCCTATGCCCAGTTTGAGGAGGTGTATTGCCGCTATTCCAATGCCAAAGAGATACGCATTGACATCGATGCCGACGCCGGCCGGTGCACGTTCATCCTGAATCGGTCGGAAGCCAAAAAGACACGGACGCCGAAAATGGTGTTACCGGCATACGAAGAATCTCTCTTCTATCTATCGGCCGGCCGTTCCGGCCCCGAGGAAATCTCCGAGCTGAACCAGGAGATGCGTATCGGGCAGCACGGCCAATATGCCGTGGGCTTTCTGGAACAACGCAAGGACAAGCCGGTTCATGCGGATCTCATCCGGCCCGAAGCCCATGCCAACACCCTCAAGGCCCAACTGGCCTGGTGGCTTTCTTACATCATCGGCGTGGAAACGGAAGCCCGGACGGAAAAAATCACCGCCGCAAGCGTCAAGACAACCTTTCACACCGAGGGCATCGAGAGCATTTCGCCCTTCAATACCGGTGCCGGTAACAGCTTTCTGCTGAAATTGCTCGTCATGTGCCTGACGGCCCAACCCGGCGACCTGCTGTTGATCGAAAACCCGGAAATCCACCTTCACCCGGGCGCCCAGTCAAGGTTAGGCGGACTGTTTGCCTATATTGCATCGAGAGGGGTTCAGATCCTCGCCGAAACCCACTGCGAGCACCTCATCAACCGGATACGTTACGAGACATATAAAAAACAAATATCTCCGGCCGATGTGATCATCCATTACAAACCCGGTGTCCGGGATCCCTTTGAAACCCTGTTCATCAACGAACGCGGCCACTTCTGTGACAACGACCGGAAAGAAAAGCCGTTTCCAACCGGTTTTTTCGATTCAACACTGGCGGAACTCCTGGAAATCAGCTGA
- the gmd gene encoding GDP-mannose 4,6-dehydratase — MKKALITGITGQDGAYLAEFLLEKNYEVHGIKRRASSFNTARVDHIYQDAHEEGVRFFMHYGDLTDATNLIRIIQEIQPDEIYNLAAQSHVKVSFETPEYTANTDALGTLRLLEAIRILGLEKKTRIYQASTSEMYGKVQEIPQTETTPFYPRSPYGAAKVYAYWITVNYREAYNIYACNGILFNHESPIRGETFVTRKITRAVARIKLGLQDKLYLGNLDAKRDWGFAGDYVRLMWMMLQQDTPDDYVIATGETHAVREFVEKAFTAAGFDIGWAGEGVNEVGRDAATGRVLVRIDPRYFRPTEVDFLLGDPSKAREKLGWEPRVSFDELVRMMVAADLEEAKKDALCEKSGFRIYHNFE; from the coding sequence ATGAAAAAAGCCCTAATCACCGGTATCACCGGCCAGGACGGCGCCTATCTCGCCGAGTTTCTGCTTGAGAAGAATTACGAGGTCCACGGCATCAAGCGGCGGGCATCCTCCTTCAATACCGCCCGGGTGGATCACATCTACCAGGACGCCCACGAGGAGGGGGTCCGGTTCTTCATGCACTACGGCGACCTCACCGACGCCACCAACCTGATCCGCATCATCCAGGAAATCCAGCCGGACGAGATTTACAACCTGGCGGCCCAGAGCCACGTGAAGGTCTCCTTCGAAACCCCGGAGTACACGGCCAACACCGACGCCCTGGGCACCCTCCGCCTGCTGGAGGCCATCCGCATCCTGGGCCTCGAGAAAAAGACGCGCATCTACCAGGCCTCCACCAGCGAGATGTACGGCAAGGTCCAGGAGATCCCCCAGACGGAGACCACGCCCTTCTACCCCCGAAGCCCATACGGCGCGGCCAAGGTCTATGCCTACTGGATCACGGTCAACTACCGGGAGGCGTACAACATCTATGCCTGCAACGGCATCCTCTTCAACCACGAGTCGCCGATCCGGGGGGAGACCTTTGTCACCCGCAAGATCACCCGGGCCGTGGCCCGCATCAAGCTGGGCCTCCAGGACAAGCTCTACCTGGGCAACCTCGACGCCAAGCGCGACTGGGGCTTTGCCGGGGACTACGTCCGCCTGATGTGGATGATGCTCCAGCAGGACACGCCCGACGACTACGTCATCGCCACCGGCGAGACCCACGCGGTGCGCGAGTTCGTAGAAAAGGCCTTCACGGCGGCGGGCTTCGACATCGGCTGGGCGGGCGAGGGCGTGAACGAAGTCGGCAGGGACGCCGCCACCGGCCGGGTCCTGGTGCGCATCGACCCCCGCTACTTCCGCCCCACCGAGGTGGACTTCCTCCTGGGCGACCCGTCCAAGGCCCGGGAGAAGCTGGGCTGGGAACCCCGGGTCTCCTTTGACGAGCTCGTCCGCATGATGGTGGCCGCCGACCTCGAGGAGGCCAAAAAGGACGCCCTGTGCGAGAAGAGCGGCTTCAGGATCTATCACAACTTCGAATAG
- a CDS encoding GDP-L-fucose synthase family protein produces the protein MDKDNRIFIAGHRGLVGSALCRQLAAAGHTALITRTHADLDLTDPNAVADFFSREQPEYVFLAAAKVGGIHANNTYPADFIYQNLQIQNTVIHQAFLHGVKRLLFLGSSCIYPKLCPQPMKESYLMTGPLEPTNSAYATAKIAGIEMCRAYNRQHGTRFIPVMPTNLYGPNDNFDLETSHVLPALIRKFHLAKLAANNDRDGIAADERRFGPIPREIRASLEDIAGPRGGMVMLWGSGTPKREFLHVDDMAAACIHLMRLPWKILQTAADDPFLFNIGTGTDLTIRELANVISHAVGYQGEILFDADKPDGTPRKLLDVSRLQNLGWRAKISLEEGIRQTYRWYAEQK, from the coding sequence ATGGATAAAGACAACCGCATCTTCATCGCCGGCCACCGGGGCCTGGTGGGCAGCGCCCTCTGCCGGCAGCTCGCGGCCGCCGGACACACGGCCCTCATCACCCGGACCCACGCGGACCTGGACCTGACCGACCCGAACGCCGTGGCCGATTTCTTTTCACGAGAGCAGCCCGAATACGTGTTCCTGGCGGCGGCCAAGGTGGGGGGCATCCACGCCAACAACACCTATCCGGCGGACTTCATCTACCAGAACCTGCAGATCCAGAACACCGTCATCCACCAGGCCTTTCTCCACGGGGTGAAGCGGCTCCTCTTCCTGGGCAGCTCCTGCATCTACCCCAAGCTCTGTCCCCAGCCCATGAAAGAGTCCTATCTGATGACCGGGCCCCTGGAGCCCACCAATTCCGCCTATGCAACCGCCAAGATCGCCGGGATCGAGATGTGCCGGGCCTACAACCGGCAGCACGGCACCCGGTTCATCCCGGTGATGCCCACCAACCTCTACGGCCCCAACGACAACTTCGACCTGGAGACCTCCCACGTCCTGCCGGCCCTCATCCGCAAGTTCCACCTGGCCAAACTGGCGGCCAACAACGACCGGGACGGCATCGCGGCGGACGAACGCCGATTCGGCCCCATCCCCAGGGAGATCCGGGCCTCGCTGGAAGACATCGCCGGCCCCCGGGGCGGCATGGTGATGCTGTGGGGCTCGGGAACCCCCAAGCGGGAATTCCTCCACGTGGACGACATGGCCGCGGCCTGCATCCACCTGATGCGCCTCCCCTGGAAAATCCTCCAGACCGCCGCCGACGACCCCTTCCTCTTCAACATCGGCACCGGCACAGACCTCACCATCCGCGAACTGGCCAACGTCATCTCCCACGCCGTCGGCTACCAGGGCGAAATCCTCTTCGACGCCGACAAACCCGACGGCACACCGCGGAAGCTGCTCGACGTCTCAAGACTCCAGAACCTGGGGTGGCGGGCCAAAATCAGCCTTGAAGAAGGTATTCGCCAGACATATCGATGGTACGCGGAACAGAAGTAA
- a CDS encoding SDR family oxidoreductase: MQTPYAQTLTQIQSSPQTWFITGVSGFIGSNLLETLLRLNQPVIGLDNFSTGHRRNLDEVKGRVSPEQWAGFRFIEGDIRDLETCREACQGVEIVLHEAALGSVPRSMEDPIFTNANNIDGFLNMLVAARDAKVKRFVYAASSSTYGDHPGLPKVEDRIGRPLSPYAVTKYVNELYAAVFADAYGLENIGLRYFNIFGPRQDPDGAYAAVIPKWFSAMLTNDPVYINGDGETSRDFCFIDNCVQANLLAALTRNPNAVNQVYNVAFGERTTLNDLFHMIQNLVAKTRPEAATLQPVYRDFRPGDVRHSLADIGKARELLGYGPGFSVREGLEKAGGWYVGFFSDSL, translated from the coding sequence ATGCAAACACCATACGCACAAACCCTAACCCAAATCCAATCAAGTCCCCAAACCTGGTTCATCACCGGCGTTTCCGGCTTCATCGGCTCAAATCTGCTCGAAACCCTGCTCCGCCTCAACCAACCCGTCATCGGGCTGGACAATTTTTCCACGGGGCATCGGCGAAACCTGGACGAGGTGAAGGGCCGGGTTTCTCCGGAGCAGTGGGCCGGGTTCCGGTTCATCGAGGGGGATATCCGGGATCTTGAGACCTGCCGGGAGGCCTGCCAGGGCGTGGAGATCGTCCTTCACGAGGCGGCCTTGGGCTCCGTGCCCCGGTCCATGGAAGACCCGATCTTCACCAACGCCAACAACATCGACGGGTTCCTGAACATGCTGGTGGCGGCCCGGGACGCAAAGGTGAAGCGGTTCGTGTATGCGGCCTCCAGCTCCACCTACGGGGACCACCCGGGCCTGCCCAAGGTGGAGGACCGGATCGGACGCCCCCTGTCGCCCTATGCCGTCACCAAATACGTCAACGAGCTCTACGCCGCGGTCTTTGCCGACGCCTACGGCCTGGAGAACATCGGCCTGCGCTACTTCAACATCTTCGGCCCCCGCCAGGACCCGGACGGCGCCTATGCCGCGGTCATCCCCAAATGGTTCTCCGCCATGCTCACCAACGACCCGGTTTACATCAACGGCGACGGCGAAACCAGCCGGGACTTCTGCTTCATCGACAACTGCGTCCAGGCCAACCTCCTGGCCGCCCTCACCCGGAACCCCAACGCCGTGAACCAGGTCTACAACGTGGCCTTCGGGGAACGGACCACCCTGAACGACCTGTTCCACATGATCCAAAACCTGGTGGCCAAAACCCGGCCCGAAGCCGCAACCCTCCAGCCGGTCTACCGGGACTTCCGGCCCGGGGATGTGAGGCATTCGCTGGCGGATATCGGCAAGGCCAGGGAGTTGCTGGGGTATGGGCCGGGATTTTCGGTGCGGGAGGGGTTGGAGAAGGCGGGGGGGTGGTATGTGGGGTTTTTTTCGGATTCCCTGTAG